Proteins from a single region of Desulfobacter postgatei 2ac9:
- a CDS encoding right-handed parallel beta-helix repeat-containing protein has product MKPFLLIPAVVSAFLWLSAPAFSAVYDVGPGRVHEELNQVPFDDLGPGDQVRIHYRKEPYRSRIVLRRSGTRAQPIVIMGVPNQGRRPVIDGRNAVVFQEWAEWNPGRYLIRIGYDTTADHIHIRNLTLRHANNTEWTIVNNEKINYTANAAGIWIMKGRDITIANCLIYSCGNGILTWHAPDVSHLTIKNSIILNNGNHADPSSDQEHNVYLGAAKTLVEGCYFGKPYANGQNLKERGMDTVIRYNWIEDGNNRQLDLVDYKGYKKADAYVYGNVLIQGTRAQNYNMIHWGGDGGHSRSGTLYLFNNTIIGRHPRARYIDVQYADCRVDMRNNIFMGTGTLWNNVGTINGSNNWFSSGIVLPDWIFLGIKGMNPGFLMGMEKQYWYLPLPGSSVVNAGMGNTPLPVKYMPKLSGGKVKRPVFLGMDIGAYEYSAKARIKD; this is encoded by the coding sequence ATGAAGCCATTTTTATTGATTCCTGCTGTTGTTTCAGCTTTTTTGTGGCTGTCAGCTCCGGCGTTTTCCGCAGTATATGATGTCGGACCCGGTCGGGTGCATGAAGAACTGAACCAGGTGCCCTTTGATGATCTGGGACCCGGGGACCAGGTGCGGATACATTACAGAAAAGAACCCTACCGGTCCCGTATTGTGCTGCGCAGGTCCGGAACAAGGGCACAGCCCATTGTCATCATGGGGGTGCCCAATCAGGGCAGACGGCCGGTCATTGACGGCAGAAATGCCGTCGTGTTCCAGGAGTGGGCAGAATGGAATCCCGGCAGGTATCTGATCCGGATCGGATATGACACCACTGCGGATCATATCCATATCCGCAACCTGACCCTGCGACATGCCAACAACACGGAATGGACAATTGTAAACAACGAAAAGATAAATTACACTGCCAATGCAGCCGGTATTTGGATCATGAAGGGCAGGGATATCACCATAGCCAACTGCCTGATCTATTCGTGCGGAAACGGTATTCTGACCTGGCATGCGCCTGATGTGAGCCATCTGACCATAAAAAACAGTATTATTCTGAACAACGGCAACCATGCCGATCCGTCAAGCGATCAGGAGCACAACGTGTATCTGGGGGCGGCCAAAACCCTGGTGGAGGGGTGCTATTTCGGCAAGCCATATGCCAACGGGCAGAACCTGAAGGAACGGGGCATGGATACGGTGATCCGTTACAACTGGATAGAGGACGGCAACAACCGGCAGCTGGATCTGGTGGATTACAAGGGGTATAAGAAAGCAGATGCCTATGTATACGGGAATGTGCTGATCCAGGGGACCAGGGCACAGAATTACAACATGATCCACTGGGGCGGTGACGGCGGCCACAGCAGGTCCGGCACCCTGTATCTTTTCAACAACACCATTATCGGCCGGCACCCCAGGGCCAGGTACATTGATGTGCAATATGCCGACTGCCGGGTAGATATGAGAAACAATATTTTCATGGGAACCGGCACCCTTTGGAACAATGTTGGGACTATAAACGGATCAAACAACTGGTTTTCCAGCGGGATCGTCCTTCCAGACTGGATTTTTCTGGGAATCAAAGGCATGAATCCCGGTTTTCTCATGGGTATGGAAAAACAATACTGGTATCTGCCGTTACCCGGCTCAAGTGTTGTTAACGCAGGCATGGGCAACACCCCGCTGCCGGTGAAATATATGCCGAAGCTATCTGGTGGTAAGGTAAAAAGACCGGTTTTTCTGGGCATGGATATCGGGGCGTATGAATACAGCGCGAAGGCCAGGATTAAAGATTGA
- a CDS encoding type II toxin-antitoxin system VapB family antitoxin: MRTTLDLPEDLLIEAMKVTEIKTKTKVIITALEELIRKSKISEIKQYKGAIDLNTEWL; this comes from the coding sequence ATGAGAACAACACTTGACTTGCCGGAAGATTTGCTCATTGAAGCAATGAAAGTTACCGAAATTAAAACAAAAACTAAAGTAATAATCACAGCACTCGAAGAGTTAATTCGCAAATCGAAAATTTCAGAAATTAAGCAGTATAAAGGTGCTATAGACTTGAATACAGAATGGCTGTAG
- a CDS encoding nucleotidyl transferase AbiEii/AbiGii toxin family protein, with protein MIDLIKEKLEEYKTEDPLQKQYAVKEILQEIALYGLWRTGFFESAAFQGGTSLRILHGMPRFSEDLDFILKHPDSGFEWSAYLDGMVACFKEFGLTVDVLDKSRMDQRIKKALLKNDSTGLQLNLKFSRDRPQRIQKIKFEIDVNPPDHSIFEYTYLDFPLDFEICNQDLSSNFALKLHAILCRPYVKGRDWYDFNWYIKKHVPPNLRHLESALDQWGPWKNQGKKVDSKWLKNELITKTDTIDWKAAAEDVRAFIRPVEQHSLNLWTEKYFKYKINQLKTS; from the coding sequence TTGATTGACCTGATAAAAGAGAAACTGGAAGAATACAAGACAGAAGATCCGCTTCAAAAACAGTATGCTGTAAAAGAAATCCTTCAGGAAATCGCACTTTACGGTCTTTGGAGAACCGGCTTTTTTGAAAGTGCCGCTTTTCAAGGTGGCACCAGCCTGAGAATCCTGCATGGGATGCCCAGGTTTTCTGAAGACCTTGATTTTATATTAAAGCATCCTGATTCCGGGTTTGAATGGTCAGCCTATCTGGACGGCATGGTGGCCTGCTTCAAAGAATTCGGTTTGACAGTAGACGTTCTGGATAAAAGTCGGATGGACCAGCGGATCAAAAAGGCTTTGCTGAAAAATGATTCCACCGGCCTGCAGCTTAACCTGAAATTTTCAAGGGACCGACCACAAAGGATACAAAAAATCAAATTCGAAATTGATGTCAACCCGCCGGACCACTCCATTTTCGAGTATACGTACCTGGATTTTCCTTTGGACTTTGAAATCTGCAACCAGGATTTATCCAGCAATTTTGCCCTTAAACTGCATGCCATTCTTTGCCGGCCATACGTCAAAGGCAGAGACTGGTATGATTTCAACTGGTACATCAAAAAACACGTTCCACCCAACCTGCGTCACCTGGAAAGCGCTTTGGATCAATGGGGGCCTTGGAAAAATCAAGGCAAAAAGGTTGATAGCAAATGGCTGAAAAACGAATTGATAACAAAAACGGACACAATTGACTGGAAAGCAGCAGCAGAAGATGTCAGAGCTTTCATAAGACCTGTTGAACAACATAGCTTGAACCTGTGGACCGAAAAATATTTCAAATATAAAATAAACCAGCTTAAAACATCGTAA
- a CDS encoding right-handed parallel beta-helix repeat-containing protein, which translates to MKRFILIILISVFMGTGSAFAALSQGIIESKEDLARLEPGHWYKVKDSGDTFSYTNWPGDFPCNSPYNSRITEITDYSGAVVSQQDRAILLHGGGHVATGFNGILAFDLDTLKWKCVDSGTIGGVMDEWESGKPISPSTRLAANINDVLYEFKVTSVWDSHWSAKTGPNEPDWATAPNIGDTVIEDHQAWGEWTNMGIIGWQPNHDYIRGKRILGDVKTKTPSRSLWGDGKSSLDFFKCISDKGSSGSTEPDWAKAEKFGETVIDGDLIWKNMGMSHYQNNYALQEHGGYPWEDKKGSVHSYSHLVFSETMNAMICPISFTWHPSATGFINDHPWIFDIETSMWTEWEIDSRLNELGVVNISTMAIDGKRDIVWMYRRGGKSGPRLWSLDLNTKTWTARDADGTPHAGNGGFLVINPKRDELILYGSSSKSDEKYCIWEINPDNFNSQGHAPVKKLYIKGQTGTAPTGDWDFITSTGYQEHYGVYDTTQDVIVQYAGAKEGSKDRNEAVYLYFSENHHWVKVPAHPNNKITPANIYPYFYGRWNYIEFYNVYIFVDKIDRDVYIYKLSHDKKDTNAPIVDFDIPLTSFSKQIPITKFKVQDDHQWTVKFAVTESVSAPALDSDQWTYKKPETYTTKSGSGPLTLYAHAMDMFGNISAPVSRTVTLNVDDIPPEISNFKIPAASASLQVDVTNFSAADNTEVTGYLITESADIPSADDPGWVSSPPDKWQLSGGGDITLYGWTKDADFNISRAATAPVQVVLSEHQSGAIRVGPHRIYKTLEEAINHVNRSGLKGQCIEIDAGTAYEETSALPYIAVDDLAIVGVSGGLGLRAHIYPANGIGGRNAFLSNTTNGSSAGLTLKWLEISDVYGTSKNSPAVRMHNTDVATSLLIEDCKIYDSYNGLLVGHCPNLDVTLRRTEIYGGGTGGGQEHNIYVGTVNKFLMEYCYTHDSKGGQLIKTRGKYNRIQYNRITDEGVLHNSNYPIDIPSGGESYVIGNLVQKAEGATVDTFVNYGREAKMRVYYQDPTTTPPGSTHYEIYRNGQPTGETFYGQYRYGSYLYSWSSVANTEAGAVDVREGDELVWNGGADRLTVGPRSGWDWNTGPHARHLYVAGNTFVNEKGGATYFIRAHIDTEHIMVINNLIVDRAGGLKWDAAGARPDTEFNITDKQSNIWTTQDPGLKDIDDFDYSLKVGAHTLIDAGDYWGVSASGQSLAPRHSYKHPLSCILRNDDGKPDIGAYAYQESEAEAVCGETEPDCEQVILSDSVPDITVNPGSPVCIYGTSGINNITVHSGAAAELIHFPGNNSIIFSSSAAQFSVSRSGTMVLFEGWDNTRVKVPASLSTQIIVFNDTALPLSIDHNQVLLGRQQVLLSKRSIQTIAS; encoded by the coding sequence ATGAAACGATTCATACTGATTATATTGATTAGTGTCTTCATGGGAACAGGATCAGCATTTGCCGCCCTTTCCCAGGGCATAATTGAATCAAAAGAAGACCTTGCCAGACTGGAGCCCGGGCACTGGTATAAGGTAAAAGACAGTGGTGACACGTTTTCGTATACCAATTGGCCCGGTGATTTTCCCTGCAATTCTCCTTATAACTCCAGAATTACAGAAATTACCGATTATTCCGGTGCGGTTGTCAGTCAGCAGGATCGGGCAATTTTGCTGCATGGAGGGGGACATGTCGCTACCGGATTTAATGGTATCCTTGCTTTTGATCTGGATACACTAAAGTGGAAATGTGTAGATTCAGGTACTATCGGCGGGGTAATGGATGAATGGGAATCAGGGAAACCTATATCACCGAGTACACGGTTAGCAGCTAACATTAATGACGTTTTATATGAATTTAAGGTAACATCTGTCTGGGACTCACATTGGAGCGCAAAAACCGGTCCAAATGAACCTGACTGGGCTACCGCCCCCAACATAGGCGACACTGTTATAGAAGATCATCAGGCATGGGGTGAATGGACCAACATGGGAATTATTGGGTGGCAGCCAAACCATGATTACATCAGAGGAAAAAGAATTCTGGGAGATGTAAAAACAAAGACACCTTCTCGTTCATTGTGGGGAGATGGCAAATCATCTCTCGACTTTTTCAAGTGTATTTCTGATAAAGGCTCCTCCGGATCAACTGAACCAGATTGGGCAAAGGCTGAAAAATTCGGGGAAACTGTTATTGATGGCGATCTCATATGGAAAAATATGGGAATGAGTCATTATCAAAATAATTATGCGTTACAGGAACATGGCGGATATCCCTGGGAAGACAAAAAAGGTTCTGTGCATTCATACAGTCATCTTGTGTTTTCAGAGACTATGAATGCCATGATTTGCCCCATATCCTTTACATGGCACCCTTCTGCTACAGGCTTCATAAATGACCACCCGTGGATCTTTGATATTGAAACCTCTATGTGGACAGAATGGGAAATTGACAGCAGGCTCAATGAGCTGGGTGTTGTCAATATCTCTACTATGGCCATCGACGGGAAACGGGATATTGTCTGGATGTATCGCCGGGGTGGAAAATCAGGGCCACGACTATGGTCTCTGGATCTTAACACCAAAACCTGGACGGCAAGAGATGCAGATGGAACCCCTCATGCCGGCAATGGTGGTTTTTTGGTGATAAACCCAAAACGCGACGAACTTATCTTGTATGGCAGTTCATCCAAAAGTGATGAAAAATATTGTATCTGGGAAATTAATCCTGATAATTTCAACAGCCAGGGGCATGCGCCGGTTAAAAAATTATACATCAAGGGGCAAACAGGGACTGCACCAACTGGAGACTGGGATTTCATTACATCTACAGGCTATCAGGAACACTATGGTGTATATGATACAACCCAGGATGTCATTGTTCAATATGCCGGAGCAAAAGAGGGTTCAAAAGATAGAAATGAAGCTGTTTACTTGTATTTTTCGGAAAATCATCATTGGGTAAAGGTGCCAGCCCATCCGAACAACAAAATAACGCCAGCAAATATATATCCCTACTTTTATGGCCGCTGGAACTACATTGAATTTTATAATGTTTACATATTTGTGGATAAAATTGATCGAGATGTATATATTTATAAATTGTCCCATGACAAAAAAGACACAAATGCACCCATTGTTGATTTTGACATACCTTTAACCAGTTTTTCAAAACAGATCCCGATTACAAAATTTAAAGTACAAGATGACCACCAATGGACAGTAAAATTTGCCGTTACAGAATCTGTTTCAGCACCGGCTCTGGATTCAGATCAATGGACATATAAAAAGCCTGAAACCTATACCACCAAATCCGGCAGCGGCCCGTTGACTTTATATGCCCATGCCATGGACATGTTCGGCAATATTTCCGCGCCTGTGAGCCGTACCGTTACCCTGAATGTGGATGACATTCCACCGGAGATTTCGAACTTCAAAATCCCCGCTGCATCTGCTTCTCTTCAGGTGGATGTAACCAATTTTTCCGCAGCCGACAATACAGAAGTCACCGGATATCTGATTACAGAATCTGCTGACATACCCTCTGCTGATGATCCGGGATGGGTCTCATCTCCCCCTGACAAATGGCAGCTTTCAGGAGGAGGAGATATAACCTTGTATGGCTGGACCAAAGATGCCGATTTTAACATTTCCCGGGCAGCGACAGCCCCGGTGCAGGTTGTTCTCTCCGAGCATCAATCTGGCGCGATTCGTGTTGGACCGCACCGCATATACAAAACCCTTGAAGAGGCAATTAATCATGTAAATCGCAGCGGACTGAAAGGCCAGTGCATCGAGATCGATGCCGGTACTGCATATGAAGAAACCTCGGCCTTGCCATATATTGCCGTGGATGACCTGGCCATTGTGGGGGTCTCCGGGGGGTTGGGACTCCGGGCTCATATTTATCCGGCCAACGGCATCGGAGGACGAAACGCCTTTTTGAGCAACACCACCAACGGCAGTTCCGCCGGGCTGACCCTGAAGTGGCTGGAGATATCGGATGTATACGGCACATCCAAAAACTCACCGGCTGTTCGGATGCACAATACCGATGTAGCCACCTCCCTGTTGATCGAGGACTGCAAAATTTATGACAGCTATAACGGCCTGCTGGTTGGTCACTGCCCCAACCTGGATGTGACCCTTCGCAGAACGGAAATTTACGGCGGCGGAACGGGAGGAGGCCAGGAACATAATATTTATGTGGGGACCGTGAACAAATTTTTAATGGAATATTGCTATACCCATGATTCCAAAGGGGGGCAGCTCATAAAAACCCGGGGGAAATACAACCGGATCCAGTATAACCGGATAACCGATGAAGGGGTGCTGCACAACTCAAACTATCCCATTGACATTCCATCTGGAGGAGAATCCTATGTTATCGGAAACCTGGTCCAGAAAGCAGAGGGTGCAACAGTTGACACCTTTGTAAATTACGGCAGAGAGGCAAAAATGCGGGTGTATTACCAGGATCCTACCACCACCCCGCCGGGGAGCACCCATTACGAAATCTACCGGAACGGACAACCCACCGGGGAGACCTTCTATGGGCAGTACCGTTACGGCAGCTATCTGTACTCCTGGAGTTCCGTTGCCAATACCGAGGCAGGGGCAGTTGATGTGCGGGAAGGGGATGAACTGGTCTGGAACGGCGGTGCAGACCGGCTGACAGTGGGGCCGCGATCCGGGTGGGACTGGAATACCGGGCCTCATGCCCGGCATCTGTATGTGGCAGGCAATACCTTTGTCAATGAAAAAGGCGGTGCTACCTATTTTATCCGGGCACATATCGATACGGAACATATTATGGTGATAAACAACCTGATCGTGGACCGGGCAGGCGGCCTGAAGTGGGATGCTGCCGGCGCAAGACCTGATACGGAATTCAACATCACAGACAAACAAAGCAATATCTGGACTACACAGGACCCCGGTCTCAAGGATATAGATGATTTTGATTATTCTTTGAAAGTCGGGGCTCACACTCTGATCGATGCAGGAGATTACTGGGGGGTGAGTGCTTCCGGGCAGTCTCTTGCACCCCGGCACAGCTACAAACATCCGCTTTCCTGTATATTGCGGAACGATGATGGCAAACCTGATATCGGGGCATATGCTTATCAGGAATCAGAGGCAGAAGCGGTGTGCGGTGAAACAGAACCGGATTGCGAACAGGTGATACTGTCGGACAGTGTGCCGGATATAACCGTCAATCCGGGCAGCCCTGTTTGTATATACGGCACTTCCGGCATCAACAATATTACGGTTCACAGCGGTGCTGCTGCCGAGCTTATCCATTTTCCCGGAAACAACTCCATTATTTTTTCATCCAGTGCTGCTCAGTTTTCCGTATCCCGCTCAGGCACCATGGTGTTGTTTGAAGGCTGGGACAATACCCGGGTAAAGGTTCCGGCCTCCCTGTCCACCCAGATAATTGTTTTTAATGACACTGCCCTACCCCTTTCTATCGATCACAATCAGGTGCTTTTGGGAAGACAGCAGGTTTTGTTGTCAAAACGATCCATTCAAACAATCGCATCATGA
- a CDS encoding glycoside hydrolase domain-containing protein, whose product MTNIEYYGGSSDQRSRFAENRKLLHGPFYFAEYGSANRIDAPNTDIVDWCMDAWFRGAFGALPWNTIGTPESRQRAEQTTLFYPGPDGPYPSMRLKSFTAAQQMIEYLTMAGVLYDMDRWDLKQWYVQLVQAAGQAGKNGENVESRVTALGQARQFLGKMIADKTPVYRRSWVSWETPGQNMNKIPQTFKK is encoded by the coding sequence GTGACCAATATCGAATATTACGGGGGATCCAGCGATCAGCGCAGCCGGTTTGCTGAAAACAGGAAACTACTGCACGGGCCGTTTTATTTTGCCGAATACGGCAGTGCCAACCGGATTGATGCACCCAACACCGATATTGTGGACTGGTGCATGGATGCCTGGTTCCGGGGGGCCTTCGGGGCGCTGCCCTGGAACACCATCGGCACGCCGGAGAGCCGGCAGCGGGCGGAACAGACCACATTGTTTTATCCGGGGCCGGACGGGCCGTATCCGTCGATGCGGCTCAAGTCATTCACCGCAGCCCAGCAGATGATTGAATACCTGACCATGGCAGGCGTGCTGTATGATATGGACCGCTGGGATTTGAAACAGTGGTACGTACAGCTGGTCCAGGCGGCCGGCCAGGCGGGAAAAAATGGGGAAAACGTGGAAAGCCGGGTGACGGCACTGGGGCAGGCACGGCAGTTTTTGGGAAAAATGATTGCCGACAAAACCCCGGTATACAGGCGGTCCTGGGTGAGCTGGGAAACGCCTGGGCAGAATATGAATAAAATACCACAAACTTTCAAAAAATGA
- a CDS encoding type IV toxin-antitoxin system AbiEi family antitoxin domain-containing protein, with product MKNIVQIIIDNNLANRVISVSQLNRLLNGTKQSRYNLVNRAIKKKELFRLHRGLYLLNDRFRDFPCHPFHLAQMLSPGSYISLETALAYHGWIPESVYIIKSVVPGRKSKQVHDKKNGLFTFHPLPVHRLHFLEQVKRYQENKQTMLIAGPLRALMDLVCLRKLSWNGMAWLIEGIRIDPDLLSAVSPKEIQILKLVYKHQRVQRFLDAMHRELGFD from the coding sequence ATGAAAAATATAGTGCAAATTATCATTGACAACAATCTGGCTAACCGGGTTATATCGGTTTCACAGCTGAATCGGCTGTTGAACGGCACAAAACAGAGCCGCTACAACCTGGTGAACCGCGCAATAAAAAAAAAAGAGTTGTTCAGGCTCCATCGCGGATTATACCTGCTCAACGATCGTTTCAGGGATTTCCCCTGCCATCCTTTCCACCTTGCCCAGATGTTAAGTCCTGGAAGCTATATCTCACTTGAGACGGCCCTTGCCTATCACGGCTGGATTCCGGAATCGGTGTATATAATAAAAAGTGTGGTTCCGGGAAGGAAATCAAAACAAGTCCATGATAAAAAAAATGGATTATTCACTTTTCATCCGCTTCCTGTTCACCGGCTTCATTTTTTGGAACAGGTGAAAAGATATCAAGAAAACAAACAAACCATGTTGATTGCAGGGCCGCTCCGGGCATTAATGGACTTGGTCTGCCTGAGAAAATTGTCATGGAATGGGATGGCGTGGCTTATAGAAGGAATCAGAATTGATCCTGATTTGTTATCTGCTGTCAGTCCGAAAGAGATACAGATACTCAAATTAGTATACAAACATCAGCGGGTGCAGCGGTTTTTAGATGCAATGCACAGGGAATTGGGCTTTGATTGA
- a CDS encoding glycosyltransferase, giving the protein MKQKFRIVHLLFSFSTGGMEKGIATLVQATHHEVEHIIVCTTQTGRSQELLPAGTRVISMEKPDGNSIGFLFRLSGLLKSLDPDVVHTRNWAGLDGVIAARLAGIRAVVHGEHGWGMADPDGLNRKRVWIRRVLSFLIREYTCVSQQMVSWLKEDIGVRQRVTQIYNGVDDEEYSPRKSKGDNNGVAVCVVGRLDPIKDHLTLFKGFAALRKQIPETQLYVIGDGPERKRLEQASGEGTIFLGNRRDIPDLLRKMDLFVLPSINEGISNTILEAMATGLPVAATKVGGNIELVQDGINGRLFEVGDWEHLSEIMLDYCLNKEKRTAHGKASRRIIQSRFSIDQMVGAYMQVWKRVARKY; this is encoded by the coding sequence ATGAAACAAAAATTTCGGATTGTTCATCTGCTCTTCTCCTTTTCAACCGGTGGGATGGAAAAGGGTATTGCCACCCTGGTACAGGCCACTCACCACGAAGTTGAACATATTATTGTTTGCACTACGCAGACAGGTCGATCTCAAGAATTACTGCCCGCCGGAACCCGGGTGATATCGATGGAAAAACCAGATGGCAATTCCATTGGTTTTCTTTTCCGGTTATCCGGTTTGCTGAAATCCCTTGATCCGGATGTGGTTCACACCCGAAACTGGGCAGGGCTTGATGGTGTGATTGCAGCCCGTCTTGCAGGGATCCGGGCGGTTGTCCATGGGGAGCATGGATGGGGGATGGCGGATCCGGATGGCTTGAACCGAAAACGGGTATGGATACGGCGGGTATTGTCTTTTCTGATTCGTGAATATACATGCGTTTCCCAGCAGATGGTGTCCTGGCTTAAGGAGGATATAGGCGTCAGGCAGCGGGTGACCCAAATTTATAACGGGGTGGATGATGAGGAGTACAGCCCCCGTAAAAGTAAGGGAGATAATAACGGGGTTGCCGTCTGCGTAGTTGGGAGACTGGACCCCATTAAAGATCATTTAACATTGTTCAAAGGATTTGCGGCACTCAGAAAACAGATTCCAGAGACCCAGTTGTATGTGATTGGAGACGGGCCGGAAAGAAAAAGACTTGAACAGGCATCAGGAGAGGGAACTATTTTTTTGGGGAACAGGCGGGATATTCCTGACCTTTTAAGAAAGATGGATTTGTTTGTCCTGCCGTCCATCAATGAAGGCATTTCTAATACGATTCTGGAGGCTATGGCTACCGGGTTGCCGGTTGCTGCAACCAAGGTGGGAGGAAACATAGAGCTTGTCCAGGACGGCATTAACGGCCGACTATTTGAAGTCGGGGACTGGGAACATCTTTCTGAGATTATGCTTGATTATTGCCTTAATAAAGAAAAAAGAACGGCCCATGGAAAAGCCTCCAGGAGAATTATCCAAAGCCGGTTTTCCATTGATCAAATGGTGGGGGCATATATGCAAGTATGGAAAAGGGTTGCAAGAAAATATTGA
- a CDS encoding helix-turn-helix domain-containing protein, with translation MKKRLQTTEDLSMFEIVMENNPLDSQREIVEKLGIPRSTLRHWLKRKNAIDAAPEVIEFFESPVGTAFLHRLVLGVHFSFSLCSPCGIRPICLYLELTGLNHFVASSYGSQQKVSVAMEDEASAFAVQEEVWLSEGM, from the coding sequence ATGAAAAAAAGATTGCAAACCACCGAAGATTTATCAATGTTCGAGATCGTCATGGAAAATAATCCGCTTGACAGTCAGCGTGAGATTGTTGAGAAATTAGGCATTCCCCGATCAACGCTACGGCATTGGTTAAAACGAAAGAATGCCATAGACGCTGCACCTGAGGTAATAGAATTTTTTGAAAGTCCAGTCGGTACGGCGTTTCTTCATCGACTGGTTTTAGGGGTTCATTTTTCATTTTCTTTATGCAGCCCATGCGGAATCCGACCGATATGTCTTTACCTCGAATTGACGGGCCTGAATCACTTTGTTGCCTCCTCCTATGGCTCTCAGCAAAAGGTCTCTGTGGCTATGGAAGATGAAGCTAGCGCATTTGCCGTTCAAGAAGAAGTCTGGCTGTCTGAAGGGATGTGA
- a CDS encoding type II toxin-antitoxin system YafQ family toxin: MLPIRPTNRFRKDLKKAVAQDRNIKKLEKILEILSIPEPLPPEYQDHKLKGSWHDFRECHIEPDWLLIYAIIDFELRPARLGTHSELFT; encoded by the coding sequence ATGTTACCGATTCGACCTACAAACAGGTTCAGAAAAGACCTGAAGAAGGCTGTTGCACAGGATCGAAATATAAAAAAACTGGAAAAAATTTTAGAAATACTATCTATCCCCGAGCCTCTGCCTCCAGAATACCAAGATCATAAACTCAAAGGGTCTTGGCATGATTTCAGGGAATGCCATATAGAGCCGGACTGGCTTCTCATTTATGCAATTATCGACTTTGAACTCAGGCCTGCTCGGTTAGGAACACATTCCGAACTTTTCACATAG
- a CDS encoding type II toxin-antitoxin system RelB/DinJ family antitoxin, whose translation MAKTAMTHTRITPEIKAEAERIIKGLGLSISAAHELFYRQIITHKGLPFDLRIFNEDSIQAMDEARKGVGKKYNNVTDMFDDIIN comes from the coding sequence ATGGCTAAAACCGCAATGACGCATACACGCATAACACCCGAAATTAAAGCAGAGGCTGAGCGCATCATTAAAGGGTTAGGACTGTCAATATCCGCAGCTCATGAACTTTTCTATAGACAGATTATAACCCATAAAGGCCTGCCATTTGATTTACGTATTTTTAATGAGGATAGCATACAGGCCATGGATGAAGCCAGAAAAGGGGTTGGGAAAAAATACAACAATGTAACAGATATGTTTGATGATATTATCAACTAA